One genomic segment of Primulina tabacum isolate GXHZ01 chromosome 9, ASM2559414v2, whole genome shotgun sequence includes these proteins:
- the LOC142556608 gene encoding putative glycosyltransferase At5g25310 yields MVNTKSTDGIRVSIVLSAVFSISIAVVLVLGFYSYKIDGFLRFDSGSGGESKAQIAELIAAAPGRDEFRAVISSEFPFKFNSSAFTNKPIPVRRKNNELEQGLARARAAIRKAASMTNSSVNITENNSDILLSKIYRNPKAFYRSYMEMERRFKVFVYEEGDVPLVHDGPCKDIYTSEGRFIHEMEHGNNMFRTRNAKAAHVYFMPFSVAWMVKYLYNPNTYEISPLKEFVSDYVKLISTKHPFWNRTQGADHFMLSCHDWGPHATHGNPFLYNTSIRVLCNANSSEGFNPQKDVSLPEIHLYGGSINPKLRLPPKPNIARPYLAFFAGGVHGPVRPILLHYWKGHDNDIQVYEYLPKKEDYYDYMLQSKFCLCPSGYEVASPRIVEAIYAECIPVILSDHYVLPFSDVLRWEAFSIHVELHDIPRLKEILMAVSEERYVELKNGLRGVRRHFILNQPVDRFDVFHMILHSVWLRRLNIRLG; encoded by the exons ATGGTGAATACGAAGAGTACTGATGGCATCAGAGTATCGATTGTCCTGTCAGCTGTTTTCTCCATATCGATCGCGGTTGTTCTTGTTCTCGGATTTTATTCTTATAAAATCGACGGATTCCTCCGGTTTGATTCAGGTTCGGGAGGTGAATCCAAAGCACAGATCGCAGAGTTGATCGCCGCTGCTCCAGGCCGTGATGAATTCAGAGCTGTGATTTCCTCTGAATTTCCCTTCAAATTCAATTCATCCGCCTTCACCAACAAGCCAATACCAGTT AGGAGAAAAAATAATGAATTGGAACAAGGATTAGCTAGAGCAAGAGCAGCAATCAGAAAAGCAGCTTCCATGACCAACTCATCAGTAAATATAACCGAGAACAACAGCGACATTCTTTTAAGCAAAATCTACAGAAATCCCAAGGCATTTTATCG GAGTTACATGGAAATGGAAAGAAGATTTAAGGTTTTTGTGTACGAAGAAGGGGACGTACCACTTGTACACGATGGACCCTGCAAAGATATATACACCAGTGAAGGAAGATTCATACATGAGATGGAGCATGGAAATAACATGTTCAGGACAAGAAACGCAAAAGCTGCTCATGTTTACTTCATGCCCTTCAGTGTTGCATGGATGGTCAAGTACCTGTACAACCCTAATACATATGAAATCTCTCCACTCAAAGAATTCGTGTCGGATTATGTGAAACTCATCTCCACTAAACACCCCTTCTGGAATAGAACTCAAGGAGCTGACCATTTCATGCTTTCTTGCCATGACTGG GGGCCTCATGCCACACACGGAAATCCATTTCTTTACAACACGTCAATTCGTGTCCTATGCAATGCAAATTCTTCAGAAGGATTCAATCCACAAAAAGATGTGTCTCTTCCTGAAATCCATCTCTATGGCGGCAGTATAAATCCTAAACTGCGTCTTCCGCCAAAGCCCAACATTGCAAGACCTTATCTCGCATTCTTCGCTGGTGGCGTTCACGGACCTGTCAGGCCGATCCTTCTCCACTATTGGAAGGGACATGACAATGACATTCAAGTGTATGAATACCTCCCTAAAAAAGAAGATTATTATGATTATATGTTACAATCAAAGTTCTGCTTATGTCCAAGTGGGTATGAAGTGGCTAGTCCTAGAATTGTTGAGGCCATTTACGCTGAATGCATCCCTGTGATACTATCAGATCATTACGTTTTGCCCTTTAGCGATGTTCTGAGGTGGGAGGCATTTTCAATTCATGTTGAATTACATGATATCCCGCGATTGAAGGAGATATTGATGGCAGTTTCGGAAGAGAGATATGTAGAGTTGAAGAATGGGTTGAGAGGTGTGAGGAGGCATTTTATTTTGAATCAGCCAGTTGATAGGTTTGATGTGTTTCATATGATTTTGCATTCTGTATGGCTTAGGAGATTAAATATAAGGCTTGGATAA